Proteins encoded together in one Janthinobacterium tructae window:
- a CDS encoding TerD family protein translates to MSVNLSKGQKISLDKEAGATLTRITMGLGWDAVKTKGFLGFGSKTEAVDLDASCVMFDENKSTSDIVWFRQLKSKDGSVVHTGDNRTGAGDGDDEQINVDLSKVPAHVKSLVFTVNSFTGQNFSQVENAYCRILNASNNQEVARFNLSVQGSHTAQIMARLYRHNGEWKMHAIGENGNGRTFDDLMPQITVHL, encoded by the coding sequence ATGTCTGTCAATTTGAGCAAAGGCCAGAAGATTTCTCTGGATAAAGAAGCTGGTGCCACCCTGACCCGTATCACCATGGGCCTGGGCTGGGATGCGGTCAAGACCAAGGGTTTCCTCGGTTTCGGTTCGAAGACCGAAGCCGTCGACCTGGACGCGTCGTGCGTCATGTTCGACGAGAACAAGAGCACGTCCGACATCGTCTGGTTCCGCCAGCTGAAAAGCAAGGACGGCAGTGTCGTTCACACGGGCGACAACCGCACGGGTGCGGGCGATGGCGACGACGAACAGATCAATGTTGATCTGTCGAAAGTGCCGGCGCACGTGAAAAGCCTGGTCTTCACCGTCAACAGCTTTACTGGCCAGAATTTCTCGCAGGTGGAAAACGCCTATTGCCGCATCTTGAATGCCAGCAATAACCAGGAAGTCGCGCGTTTCAACCTGTCTGTGCAAGGTTCCCACACGGCACAGATCATGGCCAGGCTGTACCGCCATAACGGCGAATGGAAGATGCACGCCATCGGTGAAAACGGCAACGGTCGCACGTTTGACGACTTGATGCCGCAGATTACCGTGCATCTATAA
- the ftsY gene encoding signal recognition particle-docking protein FtsY, which yields MFSFFKKKSTAPEAAPAEPLVLPAATPPAPQPAATPLSGAPAELVPVIVAAEPEKKSWMTRLKAGLSKTSNTLSVLFVGAKIDEALYEELEAALLMSDAGIDATEFLLTELKKKVKEDKLLDAAAVKAALKVLLIDLLSPLEKRFELGRHKPLVMMISGVNGAGKTTTIGKLAKHMQSNNQSVLLAAGDTFRAAAREQLMVWGERNNVTVISQESGDPAAVAYDSVQSAKARGIDVVMVDTAGRLPTQLHLMEELKKIKRVIGKGMEGAPHETLLVIDGNTGQNALTQVKAFDDALQLSGLVITKLDGTAKGGVLAAIARVRPVPVYFIGIGEKIEDLQPFVAAEFVEALLG from the coding sequence ATGTTTAGTTTCTTCAAGAAAAAATCCACCGCTCCCGAGGCTGCGCCAGCCGAGCCCCTAGTCCTTCCCGCCGCCACGCCGCCGGCACCGCAGCCTGCCGCCACGCCCCTGAGTGGCGCGCCGGCCGAGCTCGTGCCCGTGATCGTGGCCGCCGAACCCGAGAAAAAATCGTGGATGACGCGCCTGAAAGCCGGCCTGTCAAAAACCTCGAACACCTTATCCGTGCTGTTCGTCGGCGCGAAGATCGACGAGGCCCTGTACGAAGAGCTGGAAGCGGCGCTGCTGATGTCCGACGCGGGCATCGACGCCACCGAATTTTTGCTCACGGAATTGAAGAAAAAGGTCAAGGAAGACAAGCTGCTCGACGCCGCCGCCGTCAAGGCCGCGCTGAAAGTGCTGCTGATCGACCTGCTCTCGCCGCTGGAAAAGCGCTTCGAGCTGGGCCGCCACAAGCCGCTGGTGATGATGATTTCCGGCGTAAATGGCGCCGGCAAGACCACCACCATCGGCAAGCTGGCCAAGCACATGCAGTCGAACAATCAATCCGTGCTGCTGGCCGCGGGCGACACCTTCCGCGCCGCCGCGCGCGAGCAGCTGATGGTCTGGGGCGAGCGCAACAACGTCACCGTCATCTCGCAGGAATCGGGCGACCCGGCCGCTGTGGCCTACGACTCCGTGCAATCGGCAAAAGCGCGCGGCATCGACGTGGTGATGGTCGACACGGCGGGCCGCTTGCCGACGCAGTTGCACCTGATGGAAGAGTTAAAGAAAATCAAGCGCGTGATCGGCAAGGGCATGGAAGGCGCGCCGCATGAAACCCTGCTCGTCATCGACGGCAACACGGGCCAGAATGCCCTCACGCAAGTGAAAGCGTTCGACGATGCCCTGCAATTGAGCGGCCTGGTGATCACCAAGCTCGATGGTACCGCCAAGGGCGGCGTGCTGGCAGCGATTGCCCGCGTACGCCCCGTGCCCGTGTATTTCATCGGCATCGGTGAGAAAATTGAAGACTTGCAGCCTTTCGTGGCTGCCGAATTTGTCGAAGCGCTGCTCGGATAA
- the rpoH gene encoding RNA polymerase sigma factor RpoH, which yields MMSATSALVPTKSNALGLGFTGNLGNIDAYISAVNRLPMLTHDEEISLAKRLREKNDLAAAQELVLSHLRLVVSIARGYLGYGLPHADLIQEGNIGLMKAVKRFDPDQGVRLVSYAMHWVKAEMHEYILKNWRLVKVATTKAQRKLFFNLRSHKTGLDAMTPKQVDALAKLLDVKREEVIEMETRLSGRDIALESPTDDEDDKFSPIAYLSSEQSEPTKVLEAEQVTRLQSEGLETALSKLDARSRRIIEARWLANDDGSGATLHALAEEFGVSAERIRQIEVAALKKMKGALAAWV from the coding sequence ATGATGTCCGCAACGTCCGCATTGGTTCCGACCAAAAGTAATGCGCTGGGCCTCGGGTTCACTGGCAATCTGGGCAATATCGACGCCTATATTTCGGCCGTGAATCGCCTGCCCATGTTGACCCATGACGAAGAAATCTCGCTGGCAAAACGCCTGCGTGAAAAAAATGACCTGGCCGCCGCGCAAGAACTGGTGCTGTCGCACCTGCGCCTGGTGGTCTCGATTGCCCGCGGCTATCTGGGCTATGGCTTGCCGCACGCCGACCTGATTCAGGAAGGCAATATCGGCTTGATGAAAGCCGTGAAACGCTTCGATCCGGACCAGGGCGTGCGCTTGGTGTCGTACGCCATGCACTGGGTGAAAGCCGAGATGCACGAGTACATCCTGAAAAACTGGCGCCTGGTCAAGGTCGCGACGACGAAGGCGCAGCGCAAGCTGTTCTTCAACCTGCGCAGCCACAAGACGGGCCTGGACGCGATGACGCCGAAGCAAGTCGATGCGCTGGCCAAGCTGCTCGACGTGAAACGCGAAGAAGTGATCGAAATGGAAACGCGTTTGAGCGGCCGCGACATCGCGCTGGAATCGCCGACCGACGATGAAGACGACAAGTTTTCGCCGATCGCCTACTTGTCGTCGGAGCAAAGCGAGCCGACCAAGGTGCTGGAAGCGGAACAAGTGACGCGTCTGCAATCGGAAGGTCTGGAAACGGCACTGTCCAAGCTGGACGCCCGTTCGCGCCGCATCATCGAAGCGCGCTGGCTGGCCAACGACGACGGTTCCGGCGCCACCCTGCACGCTTTGGCAGAAGAGTTCGGCGTATCGGCCGAACGCATCCGCCAGATCGAAGTGGCGGCGCTGAAAAAAATGAAGGGCGCGCTGGCCGCCTGGGTGTAA
- a CDS encoding CPBP family intramembrane glutamic endopeptidase, which yields MTPVPPTAWRAIWLLTRLRLQRLLNVSGRGLSFKKNTKSRPATPGKKRGRWLLGVLLLLPMLFSFGSIARHGVLNMHCRLDQVAACQAQGSMQAGERLLAPVIAELIERPFSTALAGGLALQLMLLWLVSVLLPLGMGELSKPDWDLEWLVTLPVDKATLLWARVLERTLVNPAGLLALWPSTTMIAWYSDQGWFSPLSGLVASLLLLALAAMLRTLVDTGLRLSLSPSQLGNLQALLSLAGLFPMYTGMSFGIGAGGFAHGWAAAMPAWSSWTPPGLLVRVLNAGSLAAALLPACLLLAQVLLLMLLGMAMLRRQLRHGVVGAGQREASRKRSPAALPAGQWRARIGTVIQRRELTLLIRDRNFMVQTLLMPLLILGGQAFFSGQARDMHALLASPALLASTGFFLGSYVLMMSAFQTLNKEGGALWLLYTFPVSVEQALRQKAQLWAVLALLYPLILFGAALAWLPAWRWDMAGLMLLALAGIPLYSMIAVALGVFASDPLASEATAKIRPTYMYLYLLLTGLYLAALAAGSVAQQLVFVVLTVALALALWQKARDELPYLLDPAASPPARVSASDGLIAAMLFFILQTLALLLLKDAAGATLAHVTIAFGSAGALTYVLVRLVYWRSKTAGVPRIGPGRQAWRRGAAAALLAALFGIGYLAIAQACGWSAARAPLSAGAGWDGVWLAGLTLLAAPLCEEFIFRGLIQGGLRRSLPAWQAIGISAAIFAIVHPPVSMLPVFVLGLCAGAAYERSRSLLAPMLAHAGYNAAILAVQLYA from the coding sequence ATGACGCCGGTACCGCCCACCGCCTGGCGCGCCATCTGGCTGCTGACGCGCTTGCGCCTGCAGCGTTTGCTCAACGTCAGCGGCCGTGGCTTGTCCTTCAAGAAAAACACCAAGAGCCGCCCCGCCACGCCAGGCAAGAAACGGGGCCGCTGGCTGCTGGGCGTGCTGCTATTGCTGCCCATGTTGTTTTCCTTCGGCAGTATCGCGCGCCATGGCGTGCTCAACATGCATTGCCGGCTCGACCAGGTGGCGGCCTGCCAGGCGCAAGGCAGCATGCAGGCGGGCGAACGCCTGCTGGCACCCGTCATCGCCGAATTGATCGAGCGCCCGTTCAGCACGGCACTGGCAGGCGGCCTGGCCCTGCAATTGATGCTGCTGTGGCTGGTCAGCGTGTTGTTGCCGCTAGGCATGGGCGAGCTGTCGAAACCGGACTGGGACCTGGAATGGCTGGTCACCTTGCCGGTCGACAAAGCCACGCTGCTGTGGGCGCGCGTGCTCGAACGCACGCTCGTCAATCCGGCCGGCCTGCTGGCCTTATGGCCCAGCACCACCATGATCGCCTGGTATTCGGATCAGGGCTGGTTTTCTCCGCTGTCCGGACTGGTGGCCAGCCTGCTGCTGCTGGCCCTGGCCGCCATGCTGCGCACCCTGGTCGATACGGGCCTGCGCCTGTCGCTCAGTCCGTCCCAACTGGGCAACCTGCAGGCCCTGCTCTCGCTGGCGGGCCTGTTTCCCATGTATACGGGCATGTCTTTTGGCATAGGCGCGGGCGGCTTTGCCCATGGCTGGGCCGCGGCCATGCCCGCCTGGAGCAGCTGGACGCCGCCCGGCCTGCTGGTGCGTGTGCTCAATGCCGGCAGCCTTGCGGCCGCGCTGTTGCCAGCCTGCCTGCTGCTGGCGCAAGTGCTGCTGTTGATGCTGCTGGGCATGGCGATGCTGCGCCGCCAGCTGCGCCACGGCGTGGTGGGCGCGGGCCAGCGCGAAGCCAGCCGCAAGCGCTCCCCGGCGGCGCTGCCCGCTGGCCAGTGGCGCGCCCGCATCGGCACGGTGATTCAGCGCCGCGAATTGACCCTGCTGATACGCGACCGTAATTTCATGGTGCAAACGCTGCTGATGCCGCTCCTGATCCTCGGCGGCCAGGCTTTTTTTTCGGGCCAGGCACGCGACATGCACGCGCTGCTGGCCAGCCCCGCCCTGCTGGCATCGACCGGCTTTTTCCTCGGCAGCTATGTGCTGATGATGTCGGCCTTCCAGACCCTGAACAAGGAAGGGGGCGCGCTGTGGCTGCTGTACACATTTCCCGTTTCCGTTGAGCAGGCGCTGCGGCAAAAGGCGCAATTGTGGGCCGTGCTGGCCCTGCTGTATCCACTCATCCTGTTTGGCGCGGCGCTGGCCTGGCTGCCCGCATGGCGCTGGGACATGGCGGGACTGATGCTGCTGGCCCTGGCCGGCATTCCCCTGTATTCGATGATCGCCGTGGCGCTGGGGGTGTTTGCCAGCGATCCGCTGGCCAGCGAAGCGACGGCGAAGATACGCCCCACGTATATGTATCTGTATTTGCTGCTGACCGGCTTGTACCTCGCCGCGCTGGCGGCCGGCAGCGTGGCGCAGCAACTGGTGTTTGTCGTGCTGACGGTGGCGCTGGCCCTGGCACTGTGGCAAAAGGCGCGCGACGAGCTGCCGTACCTGCTCGATCCGGCCGCCTCGCCGCCGGCCAGGGTGTCGGCCTCGGATGGCTTGATCGCCGCCATGCTGTTTTTTATCCTGCAGACACTGGCCTTGCTCCTGCTCAAGGACGCGGCCGGTGCAACGCTGGCGCACGTGACCATCGCCTTCGGCAGCGCGGGCGCGCTCACCTATGTCCTGGTGCGCCTCGTCTACTGGCGCAGCAAGACGGCAGGCGTGCCGCGCATCGGGCCAGGCCGGCAAGCGTGGCGCCGGGGCGCGGCAGCCGCGCTGCTGGCGGCCCTCTTCGGCATCGGCTACCTGGCCATCGCGCAAGCCTGTGGCTGGTCAGCTGCGCGCGCGCCGCTGTCGGCCGGGGCGGGCTGGGACGGAGTCTGGCTGGCAGGGCTGACGCTGCTGGCCGCGCCCTTGTGCGAGGAATTCATTTTCCGTGGCCTGATCCAGGGCGGCCTGCGCCGCTCGCTGCCCGCCTGGCAGGCGATCGGCATCAGCGCGGCCATCTTTGCCATCGTGCATCCGCCTGTCTCCATGCTGCCCGTCTTCGTGCTGGGCCTGTGCGCGGGCGCCGCCTATGAACGCAGCCGTTCGCTGCTGGCGCCCATGCTGGCGCACGCCGGCTACAACGCGGCCATCCTCGCGGTGCAACTCTATGCATGA
- a CDS encoding cell division ATP-binding protein FtsE has protein sequence MIEFQHVSKQYSADAVALSDISLSIAKGELVFLAGPSGAGKSTLLKMIAAMERPSSGKLIVNGQDMAKIKPAGVPFLRRNMGLIFQQQKLLNDRSILANVMLPLLVVGAHKVAAEQRARAALDKVGLLDRAMARPLSLSGGEQQRVSIARAIVNRPQIILADEPTANLDRASANKVLDALKAFHSVGVTCLISSHDEQMLDAAARVIHLKNGQLVAIDKATQAPVFAPPDPDFAPSPDPDDAQGEQA, from the coding sequence ATGATTGAATTTCAGCACGTCTCCAAGCAATACTCCGCCGATGCCGTGGCCCTCAGCGACATTTCGCTGAGCATTGCCAAAGGCGAGCTGGTCTTTCTGGCCGGCCCGTCCGGCGCCGGCAAGTCCACCCTGCTGAAAATGATCGCCGCCATGGAGCGCCCCAGTTCGGGCAAGCTGATCGTCAATGGTCAGGACATGGCGAAAATCAAGCCGGCCGGCGTGCCCTTTCTGCGCCGCAACATGGGCCTGATCTTCCAGCAGCAAAAACTACTGAACGACCGCTCCATCCTGGCCAACGTGATGCTGCCGCTGCTCGTCGTCGGCGCGCATAAAGTTGCTGCGGAGCAGCGCGCGCGCGCCGCCCTCGATAAAGTGGGCCTGCTGGACCGCGCCATGGCGCGCCCGCTGTCGCTGTCGGGCGGGGAACAGCAGCGCGTGTCCATCGCGCGCGCCATCGTCAACCGGCCACAGATCATCCTGGCCGACGAACCGACGGCCAACCTGGACCGCGCCAGCGCCAACAAGGTGCTCGACGCCCTGAAAGCGTTTCACTCGGTAGGCGTGACCTGCCTCATTTCCAGCCATGACGAACAGATGCTCGACGCCGCCGCCCGCGTGATCCACCTGAAGAACGGCCAATTAGTCGCCATCGACAAGGCCACGCAGGCGCCCGTCTTCGCGCCGCCCGATCCCGATTTCGCGCCCTCCCCCGACCCGGACGACGCGCAGGGAGAACAGGCATGA
- a CDS encoding DUF3667 domain-containing protein has product MSTSTSPAATCHNCNTNAPGNFCSACGQATTLHVPSAREFLHEFVAHYVALEGKLWRTLALLLFRPGALSNEYLAGRRVRYVEPLRVYLTFSILFFAILKFSSPDVFLTVHGQQAQVSAHGTPQIAENKSSTMQVSILGQTPTLPRQWQDFEQLPTAEKQKLVVDSFFHYAPYAMFCLMPLFALFLKILYLGSGRRYGEHFLFALHTNAFAFVTMALMSLIPVDLIRLALGAWLLAYLPWAMWRVYPSGKLATVCRWLFLMTAYGLAMSLAILACIAMGVMLRH; this is encoded by the coding sequence GTGTCAACCAGCACGAGTCCCGCCGCTACCTGCCATAACTGCAATACCAATGCACCAGGCAACTTCTGTAGCGCCTGTGGCCAGGCGACGACCCTGCACGTGCCCAGCGCGCGTGAATTCCTGCATGAATTTGTCGCGCATTATGTAGCGCTCGAAGGCAAGCTCTGGCGTACACTGGCCTTGCTGCTGTTTCGTCCTGGCGCACTGAGCAATGAATACCTCGCGGGACGCCGCGTGCGCTACGTCGAGCCGTTGCGGGTGTACCTGACCTTCAGCATCCTGTTCTTTGCCATCCTCAAGTTCAGCAGCCCCGACGTATTCCTCACCGTCCATGGCCAGCAAGCCCAAGTGAGTGCCCATGGCACCCCTCAAATTGCGGAAAACAAGTCATCGACCATGCAGGTCAGCATTTTGGGCCAGACACCCACCCTGCCGCGCCAATGGCAAGACTTTGAGCAACTTCCTACGGCCGAGAAACAAAAACTCGTGGTGGACAGCTTTTTTCATTACGCGCCGTACGCCATGTTTTGCCTGATGCCACTGTTCGCCCTCTTCCTGAAAATCCTCTACCTGGGCAGCGGACGGCGCTATGGCGAGCATTTCCTGTTCGCCCTGCATACGAATGCCTTCGCTTTCGTCACGATGGCCCTGATGAGTTTGATCCCCGTCGATCTTATCCGCCTTGCGCTTGGCGCCTGGCTGCTCGCCTATCTACCTTGGGCCATGTGGCGCGTATATCCAAGCGGCAAACTCGCTACCGTCTGCCGCTGGCTGTTTTTGATGACAGCCTACGGCCTCGCCATGAGCCTGGCGATACTAGCCTGCATTGCCATGGGCGTGATGTTGCGCCACTAA
- the ftsX gene encoding permease-like cell division protein FtsX has translation MRGWFRQHRFALGSALIHLRKSPGGFLLNVLVVAIALSLPFAGLTMLDNVRPMSEQMSVDPEISVFLKIDTPREQAVALAGAMRKIVGAQKAKIVFIPREQALDTLKNKNGLADVLSTLGDNPLPDSYVLKLDAFSSASEAQDVDAVAEQLRHLPGVESAQVDSAWVKRLAALLGVLRLVLLLLAITLGVAVIAVVFNTIRLQVMQQRDEISISKLIGATDTFIHRPFYYTGALLGLCAGALALGAVALALQPLNTAIAEFARLYASEFQLVPLAPLPMAGLLAVSAGLGLIGAFLCVQRHLARLN, from the coding sequence ATGAGAGGCTGGTTCCGTCAACACCGCTTCGCGCTCGGTTCGGCGCTGATCCATCTGCGCAAGTCGCCAGGCGGCTTCCTGTTGAACGTGCTCGTCGTCGCCATCGCCCTGTCGCTGCCGTTCGCCGGCTTGACCATGCTCGACAATGTGCGCCCCATGTCGGAACAGATGTCGGTCGACCCGGAAATCAGCGTTTTCCTGAAGATCGACACGCCGCGCGAGCAAGCCGTGGCCCTGGCGGGCGCCATGCGCAAGATCGTCGGCGCGCAAAAGGCGAAGATCGTCTTCATCCCGCGCGAACAGGCGCTCGACACCCTGAAAAACAAGAACGGCCTGGCCGACGTGCTCAGCACACTGGGCGACAATCCCTTGCCCGACAGCTATGTGCTGAAACTCGATGCGTTCAGCAGCGCCAGCGAAGCGCAGGATGTCGACGCGGTGGCGGAGCAGCTGCGCCACCTGCCTGGCGTGGAATCGGCGCAAGTCGATTCGGCCTGGGTCAAGCGCCTGGCGGCCCTGCTGGGCGTGCTGCGCCTGGTGCTGCTGCTGCTGGCCATCACCCTGGGCGTGGCCGTGATCGCCGTGGTCTTCAATACCATCCGCCTGCAAGTGATGCAGCAGCGCGATGAAATCAGCATCTCGAAATTGATCGGCGCCACGGATACCTTCATCCACCGCCCCTTCTATTACACGGGCGCCCTGCTGGGCCTGTGCGCCGGTGCGCTGGCCCTGGGCGCAGTGGCGCTGGCCTTGCAGCCGCTCAATACCGCGATTGCCGAGTTTGCCCGCCTGTATGCGTCCGAATTCCAGCTGGTGCCGCTGGCGCCGCTGCCGATGGCCGGCTTGCTGGCCGTCAGCGCCGGCCTGGGCCTGATCGGCGCCTTCCTCTGCGTGCAGCGCCACCTGGCGCGCCTGAACTGA
- a CDS encoding ABC transporter ATP-binding protein encodes MMIAFEGLSKQYGTFEALKPLTLQVGKGEVFGFLGPNGAGKTTTIRMLMGILVPSSGRVLVDGLDCHRDGAAVKRKVGYLPDNPIFYDYLRGREILQFVAEMHGFSRADAAERATRLLTEFGLDEAAEDFAVNYSLGMKKKLGLACALIHDPAVLILDEPINGLDPRASREVQERLLRIAAAGTTIFVSTHLLDMAQKLCSRVAIIHLGALAATGSLDEIRRQLSSDGSLEELFLQLTDETAAA; translated from the coding sequence ATGATGATTGCCTTCGAAGGCTTGTCCAAACAGTACGGCACGTTCGAGGCCCTCAAACCATTGACCTTGCAAGTGGGCAAAGGAGAGGTCTTCGGCTTCCTGGGCCCGAATGGTGCCGGCAAGACCACCACCATCCGCATGCTGATGGGCATCCTGGTTCCCAGCAGCGGCCGCGTGCTGGTCGATGGCCTCGATTGTCACCGCGACGGTGCCGCCGTCAAGCGCAAGGTGGGCTACCTGCCCGACAACCCGATCTTTTACGATTATTTGCGGGGCCGTGAAATCCTGCAATTCGTCGCCGAAATGCATGGTTTTTCGCGCGCGGATGCGGCCGAACGCGCGACGCGTCTGTTGACGGAATTCGGCCTGGACGAGGCGGCCGAAGACTTTGCCGTCAATTATTCGCTGGGCATGAAGAAAAAACTGGGCCTGGCCTGCGCGCTGATCCACGATCCGGCCGTGCTGATCCTCGATGAACCGATCAACGGCCTGGATCCGCGTGCCTCGCGCGAGGTACAGGAACGGCTGCTGCGCATCGCCGCCGCCGGCACCACCATCTTCGTTTCCACCCATTTGCTCGACATGGCGCAAAAACTGTGCAGCCGCGTGGCCATCATCCACCTCGGTGCGCTGGCGGCCACGGGCAGCCTGGACGAGATTCGCCGGCAGCTGTCCAGCGACGGCAGCCTGGAAGAACTCTTCCTGCAGCTTACCGATGAAACGGCCGCCGCATGA
- a CDS encoding patatin-like phospholipase family protein, producing the protein MHPRLFAPFVLVALLSGCTVLALRPNSGVENRTFTVQETPRLRIDAPKARIQNPMPNDHFIGIALSGGGSRAANFSAASLEQLEEFGLVSGASAISGVSGGAIAGGYYALHGKQTNWPLLRSKLKTDFFGQTILKPANLTTMLLTNKTRTSFLSDVLDDVLYDKKTYQDLPHDGPIFLANATDATDGGKRVVFSYEYFYGTLHSPIQDIRLATAVATSAAFPGVFDSVTFERFRPKNSFVPELGSESRESPSYVHLFDGGAADNLGVETLWDVALTQLYGNDMAVVPPRLNSKPFILIAIDANAPNSSAVFEKMSDERQPLDRIFNKNIYDAVDALFSRQRKENLVKMGFGQARFDTITHENFGDLSQKFVKGKRTSAFAIPVLCRPHLGQYRCEVDAADPLPGQIRTRLEGFSWHISIDQIASLALRLSSGDAQVDGARKEERAALVKLQRLATQTKTHLKLTGPENCSPDVLQAALYSAARVLILDDEESRFALCDYMLAGQLINDDTVCKQRYVHAVPRFAIESEDLQYRNLSSDGNSVNVPIRCKK; encoded by the coding sequence ATGCATCCACGCTTGTTCGCACCCTTTGTCCTCGTTGCACTGCTGAGCGGCTGCACGGTACTCGCCCTGCGCCCCAACAGCGGCGTCGAAAACCGCACGTTCACCGTGCAGGAAACCCCACGCCTGCGCATCGATGCGCCCAAGGCACGCATCCAGAATCCGATGCCCAACGACCACTTCATCGGCATCGCCCTGTCCGGCGGCGGCAGCCGCGCCGCCAATTTCTCGGCCGCCTCGCTGGAGCAGCTGGAAGAGTTTGGCCTCGTCAGCGGCGCCTCTGCCATCTCCGGCGTCTCGGGCGGCGCCATCGCGGGCGGCTACTATGCGCTGCATGGCAAGCAAACGAATTGGCCCTTGCTGCGCAGCAAACTCAAAACGGATTTCTTCGGCCAGACCATTTTGAAACCGGCCAATCTGACGACGATGTTGTTGACGAACAAGACGCGCACCTCGTTCCTGTCCGACGTGCTGGACGATGTGCTGTACGACAAGAAAACCTACCAGGACTTGCCGCACGACGGCCCCATCTTCCTGGCCAACGCGACGGACGCCACCGATGGCGGCAAGCGCGTGGTGTTTTCCTATGAGTATTTTTACGGCACCCTGCATTCGCCGATCCAGGATATCCGCCTGGCCACGGCCGTGGCCACCTCGGCCGCCTTTCCCGGCGTGTTCGATTCCGTCACCTTCGAGCGTTTCCGCCCGAAAAACAGTTTCGTGCCGGAACTCGGTTCCGAATCGCGCGAATCGCCGTCCTACGTGCACCTGTTCGACGGCGGCGCGGCCGACAACCTGGGCGTGGAAACCCTGTGGGACGTGGCCCTGACGCAGCTGTACGGCAACGACATGGCCGTCGTGCCGCCGCGCCTGAACAGCAAGCCCTTCATCCTCATTGCCATCGATGCCAACGCGCCCAATTCCAGCGCCGTCTTCGAAAAAATGTCGGACGAGCGCCAGCCGCTGGATCGCATCTTCAACAAGAATATCTACGATGCCGTCGACGCCCTGTTTTCGCGCCAGCGCAAGGAAAACCTCGTCAAGATGGGCTTTGGGCAAGCCCGCTTCGACACCATCACGCATGAAAACTTTGGCGACCTGAGCCAGAAGTTCGTCAAGGGCAAGCGCACCTCGGCCTTTGCCATTCCCGTGCTGTGCCGCCCCCACCTGGGCCAGTACCGCTGCGAAGTCGATGCGGCCGATCCCTTGCCGGGCCAGATCCGCACGCGGCTGGAAGGCTTTTCCTGGCATATTTCCATCGACCAGATCGCTTCGCTGGCGCTGCGTCTGTCCAGCGGCGACGCGCAAGTCGATGGCGCGCGCAAGGAAGAGCGCGCCGCCCTCGTCAAGCTGCAACGCCTGGCCACGCAAACGAAAACCCATCTGAAGCTGACGGGCCCGGAAAACTGCAGCCCGGACGTCTTGCAAGCGGCCCTGTACAGCGCCGCGCGCGTGCTGATCCTCGATGACGAGGAATCGCGCTTTGCCCTGTGCGATTACATGCTGGCGGGCCAGCTGATCAATGACGATACCGTCTGCAAGCAGCGCTATGTGCACGCCGTGCCCCGCTTCGCCATCGAAAGTGAAGATTTGCAGTACCGCAACCTGAGTTCGGACGGCAATTCCGTGAACGTGCCGATACGCTGCAAGAAGTAA